In Deltaproteobacteria bacterium, the genomic window CGGGGCTCTTTTCGTCAAAACGGCCGCGTCATCGCCACATCTTCGAAGACCTGAATCCCCTTGGCCTTGAATGCGGCGACGGCGACCTTGGGATCGAAGCACGCCTCGGGCGCATAGACGCCGCCGCCGGTCACCGTGAGCTGACCCTTCGCGAGCATCTGCGTGCCGATGGAGAGCGAGAGCCCCGTCACCTCGCGCATCTGGCCGACGCCGCAGAGCGTTCGCTGGGCCGGGCGGCCGTCCTTGATGCCCTGCACGTCGATGCGCAGCGAGCCCCACGCGGGTTCGGGTTTGTGCGTGAGCTTTTCGACGGCGAGCAGCACCTTCGTCCCCATGTCCACGCGCGAAGGCGTCGTGAAGAATCCCCACTTGGCGGGATAGACGATGGCCTCGGCCGCCGTGCCGTAGCCCATGAAGAAATTCACCTCTTCGATCTTCGGGAAGAAGCGCGGGATGGTCATCGGCTCGGCGTGGCCCATGTTCCACAGCTTGATGCGCCCGTATTTGGGGAACTCAATGGTGCGTTGCTCGGAGAGAGCCTTGACCATGACGCGCTTGCCGCCGCGCCACACGGCGATCTCGCCGGTCATGATGTAGAGCATGTGCTGGATCACCGCCGCGCCGCCGCCCGCGTCGAGCGGCTGGTAGCAGTACACGTCCACGCACTTCACCGAATCGAATTCGTCGTGCAGCAGCCGAAAGCCGATGCTCGTCGAGCCGGGGCTCGCGCCCAGGCACGTCACCACGGTCACGCCCGCTTTTTTCGCGGGTTCGTCGTATTGATCGAAAACGGCCTGCGCCGCGTCCCATTCGTCGCAGATGCTCGCGTAATGCACGCCCGCCTCGACGGCCGCGCGCACGAGCTTGGCCTCGAACCGGTGAAACGGCCCGAGCGCCGACGCGGCCACGTCGTGCCCCTTCATTGCGACGACGAGCTCGCCGTGGTTGTTCGCGTCCACGGCCTTCACGTCCACCGACGCGCCCTTGTCCGCGAGCCGCGCGGCAATCGTCCGCGCGCCCTCGATGTTCCGGTCGGCGATGGTGACGTGCGCGACGCCCTCGGACATCGCAAGATCCTCAACCGCCTTGCTGCCCATATCCCCCGCGCCGCCCATCACGATCACACGCATCGCCACACCCCCAAAATCGAACGATGTACGAGATTGCCCGCACGAATAGCGCAGGCATGGTAGCCGTGTCCGGCGGCGCGCTCAAGAAAAAAATGCGACGGAACCTGCGCCGCGTCGTTTTGTTT contains:
- a CDS encoding saccharopine dehydrogenase NADP-binding domain-containing protein, yielding MRVIVMGGAGDMGSKAVEDLAMSEGVAHVTIADRNIEGARTIAARLADKGASVDVKAVDANNHGELVVAMKGHDVAASALGPFHRFEAKLVRAAVEAGVHYASICDEWDAAQAVFDQYDEPAKKAGVTVVTCLGASPGSTSIGFRLLHDEFDSVKCVDVYCYQPLDAGGGAAVIQHMLYIMTGEIAVWRGGKRVMVKALSEQRTIEFPKYGRIKLWNMGHAEPMTIPRFFPKIEEVNFFMGYGTAAEAIVYPAKWGFFTTPSRVDMGTKVLLAVEKLTHKPEPAWGSLRIDVQGIKDGRPAQRTLCGVGQMREVTGLSLSIGTQMLAKGQLTVTGGGVYAPEACFDPKVAVAAFKAKGIQVFEDVAMTRPF